In one Streptomyces sp. T12 genomic region, the following are encoded:
- a CDS encoding FecCD family ABC transporter permease, whose translation MTATQQDAPPTGVSFRALRHIPLFLIGIAALALCTALSLALGARSVPLSTVTDALFGDAHGRDALVVTGLRLPRTVIGLAVGAALGVAGAVAQGITRNPLASPTTLGINAGAGFAVVVAIFALKLNSPAQYVWFAFAGAAGAALFAQALARRAGDIDPIRLALGGTVLQLVLLSWTWAVMLMNQRTLDEARFWLAGSLSGRTLDVLWPVLPTLVLGLVVALAVSPALNALALGDDSAQALGVPVARIRLAGGIAVVLLAGSAVAVAGPIAFIGLAAPHLVRPLLGGDHRLLVPGCLIAGPLLLLAADVLGRMVTRPSELEVGIVTAFLGAPLLALLARRVAR comes from the coding sequence GTGACTGCGACCCAACAGGACGCACCCCCCACAGGTGTGTCCTTCCGTGCCCTGAGGCACATACCGCTCTTCCTCATCGGCATCGCGGCCCTGGCGCTCTGCACCGCCCTGAGCCTCGCCCTCGGCGCCCGTTCGGTGCCCCTGTCCACAGTGACGGACGCGCTGTTCGGCGACGCCCATGGACGCGACGCCCTCGTGGTGACCGGGCTGCGCCTGCCGCGCACCGTCATCGGGCTCGCCGTCGGAGCCGCTCTCGGGGTCGCCGGAGCCGTCGCCCAGGGCATCACCCGCAATCCGCTCGCCTCGCCGACCACGCTCGGCATCAACGCGGGCGCCGGCTTCGCAGTCGTCGTCGCCATCTTCGCGCTGAAACTCAACAGCCCTGCCCAGTACGTGTGGTTCGCGTTCGCCGGAGCGGCCGGCGCCGCCCTGTTCGCGCAGGCCCTCGCCCGCCGCGCCGGAGACATCGATCCCATACGGCTGGCGTTGGGCGGCACCGTCCTCCAACTCGTGCTGCTGTCCTGGACGTGGGCGGTCATGCTGATGAACCAGCGCACCCTGGACGAGGCCCGCTTCTGGCTGGCTGGTTCGCTGTCCGGCCGCACCCTCGACGTGCTGTGGCCGGTGCTGCCCACCCTGGTGCTCGGGCTGGTGGTGGCTCTGGCCGTCTCCCCCGCCCTCAACGCCCTTGCCCTGGGCGACGATTCGGCCCAGGCGCTCGGCGTTCCGGTGGCCCGGATCCGCCTGGCCGGCGGCATCGCGGTCGTCCTGCTCGCCGGTTCGGCGGTGGCGGTGGCCGGTCCGATCGCCTTCATCGGGCTGGCTGCGCCCCACCTCGTACGGCCGCTGCTCGGCGGCGACCACCGACTGCTGGTGCCCGGCTGTCTGATCGCGGGGCCCCTGCTGCTGCTCGCGGCCGATGTGCTCGGCCGGATGGTGACCCGCCCCTCGGAGTTGGAGGTCGGCATCGTGACCGCGTTCCTGGGTGCGCCGCTGCTGGCGCTGCTGGCACGGAGGGTGGCCCGATGA
- a CDS encoding iron chelate uptake ABC transporter family permease subunit, with protein MSAAVVSVRTKSTSRARVRRRVLVFATTGLALLFVLLTVSLTTGEIPMPAGTALRALVGLGDPGDVLVVQQFRAPRSVAAIVAGAGLGAAGLVLQRLFRNPLASPDVMGVTGGASLGAVALIAAGASQVLIPVGALGGGLLAALLLGVFAWRSGLAVTRLVLTGLAVQAGLAAAVNLMIVRFPAELAGSALQWTTGSVYGRTWTEVWGAGGAMVLALAAALVMHRQLAVLDLGDDSAGALGLRTSATRLQLLVVAVVLTSLAAALAGPVTFVALAVPHIVRFVTGPPTAASLALAGLTGAVLLLASDLVVQHLLPIEGLPVGAVTATLGAPWLLVLMLRQSSPVQRSHR; from the coding sequence ATGAGCGCCGCGGTCGTGTCCGTGCGTACGAAGTCCACGTCCCGTGCCCGGGTCCGGCGCCGCGTCCTGGTGTTCGCCACGACCGGCCTGGCCCTCCTGTTCGTGCTGCTCACCGTGTCCCTGACGACGGGTGAGATACCGATGCCCGCGGGCACGGCGCTGCGTGCGCTGGTCGGGCTCGGGGATCCGGGGGACGTGCTGGTGGTGCAGCAGTTCCGGGCGCCGCGGTCGGTGGCGGCGATCGTCGCCGGTGCCGGGCTGGGCGCCGCGGGCCTGGTGCTGCAACGCCTGTTCCGCAATCCGCTCGCGTCTCCCGATGTCATGGGCGTGACCGGCGGCGCCTCGCTGGGCGCGGTCGCGTTGATCGCCGCCGGGGCCTCGCAGGTGCTGATCCCGGTCGGGGCGCTGGGCGGCGGGCTGCTCGCGGCGCTGCTGCTGGGCGTGTTCGCCTGGCGCTCGGGGCTCGCGGTCACCCGGCTGGTGCTCACCGGGCTCGCCGTGCAGGCGGGCCTCGCCGCGGCCGTGAACCTGATGATCGTGCGCTTCCCGGCCGAGCTCGCCGGATCGGCCCTGCAGTGGACGACCGGTTCGGTGTACGGGCGGACCTGGACGGAGGTGTGGGGAGCGGGCGGCGCCATGGTGCTCGCGCTCGCCGCCGCGCTGGTGATGCACCGGCAGCTGGCGGTGCTCGACCTCGGGGACGACTCGGCGGGGGCCCTGGGCCTGCGCACCTCCGCCACCCGTCTCCAACTGCTGGTCGTCGCCGTCGTGTTGACGTCGCTGGCGGCCGCGCTCGCCGGGCCGGTGACGTTCGTCGCGCTCGCCGTGCCGCACATCGTGCGGTTCGTCACCGGGCCGCCGACCGCCGCGTCCCTCGCCCTCGCCGGGCTCACCGGGGCGGTGCTGCTGCTCGCCTCCGACCTGGTCGTGCAGCACCTGCTGCCGATCGAGGGTCTGCCGGTCGGCGCGGTCACCGCCACGCTCGGCGCGCCGTGGCTGCTGGTGCTGATGCTGCGCCAGAGCTCGCCCGTCCAGAGGAGTCACCGATGA